A stretch of bacterium DNA encodes these proteins:
- a CDS encoding thioredoxin family protein, which produces MRHFTSLFLLLLLILPLSLSQAQDAAKWSAKPTSATVKAGGTVEVKLTAKLNDKWHVYSVTPMEEGPVATEIVFSEDSPLQKSGKVRQPRPVVKYDENFGVNTEYFEDDVTFTVTGKVKSGAKLGKQKAVIEVTFMACNDRMCLPPTTVEVPFEITIAEAEMAQAADEIAGESAMADAGDEMQDENVAEEVEEAEPAAMAAEADKNEAVEEESLGYGDESDVEKAKEEGLWAYIGLAMSVGALALLTPCVFPMIPITVSFFTKREAATRYQSVRDALIYSFGIIFTFTGLGILLALIFGASGINQFAANPWMNILIATVFLVFALNLFGLFEIVVPSGILTKLTVASGSGQGIASLLLMGLTFTLTSFTCTVPFVGTVMVAAAKGEIWWSIVGMLAFSSVFALPFFLLALFPSWLKSMPKSGGWLNSVKVVMGFLEMAAAMKFMSNVDLIWGMGILSRDLFLSFWVGIGILITIYLLGKVQLPHDSPVEKVGVVRMIWSVFFLGISVYLYTGLNDKPLGELDAFLPPMNYQETIQAASLGAMTGGASMQSGEAAEGKEQWYSDYALAMAAAKEQAKPIFIDFTGFACTNCRWMESNIFPRSDVRGLFEDYILVRLYTDGQGEVYDNNREFQESTFGTVALPLYVTLTPDGEKINSFPGLTRNPQEFVRFLKDGLSKFQESKAVAMR; this is translated from the coding sequence ATGAGACATTTTACCAGCCTTTTTCTGCTTCTTCTGCTCATTCTCCCGCTGTCGCTTTCCCAGGCCCAGGATGCTGCAAAATGGTCTGCAAAGCCCACGAGCGCGACGGTCAAGGCGGGGGGGACTGTGGAAGTCAAGCTGACTGCCAAACTCAATGACAAGTGGCATGTCTATTCCGTGACCCCGATGGAAGAGGGGCCTGTCGCGACGGAGATCGTGTTCAGCGAAGATTCTCCACTGCAGAAGAGCGGTAAGGTGCGACAGCCCAGGCCGGTGGTGAAATACGATGAGAATTTCGGTGTAAACACCGAGTATTTCGAAGACGACGTCACCTTCACCGTCACCGGGAAAGTGAAATCCGGTGCAAAGCTCGGGAAACAGAAAGCAGTGATCGAGGTGACGTTCATGGCCTGCAACGACCGCATGTGCCTGCCGCCGACTACGGTTGAGGTTCCGTTTGAGATTACGATTGCTGAAGCGGAAATGGCGCAGGCCGCAGATGAAATTGCCGGCGAGTCCGCCATGGCAGATGCCGGTGATGAGATGCAGGATGAAAATGTGGCAGAAGAAGTCGAGGAGGCAGAACCTGCCGCAATGGCGGCCGAGGCTGATAAAAACGAGGCAGTCGAAGAGGAATCGCTCGGGTATGGCGACGAAAGCGATGTCGAGAAGGCCAAGGAGGAAGGACTCTGGGCATACATCGGACTCGCAATGTCGGTCGGTGCACTGGCACTGCTCACACCCTGCGTATTCCCCATGATCCCGATCACGGTGAGTTTTTTCACCAAGCGTGAGGCCGCGACCCGTTATCAGTCCGTGCGCGACGCGCTCATTTATTCCTTCGGTATCATCTTTACATTCACCGGACTGGGGATATTACTGGCCTTGATATTCGGGGCTTCAGGGATAAACCAGTTCGCTGCGAATCCCTGGATGAACATTCTGATCGCCACGGTGTTCCTTGTCTTCGCTCTGAATCTGTTCGGACTGTTCGAGATTGTGGTTCCTTCGGGCATTCTTACAAAGCTGACGGTGGCTTCGGGCAGTGGACAGGGAATTGCCAGCCTGCTGCTTATGGGACTCACGTTTACGCTCACCAGCTTTACCTGTACGGTGCCTTTCGTCGGGACGGTCATGGTCGCAGCTGCGAAGGGTGAAATCTGGTGGTCCATCGTTGGCATGCTCGCATTTTCCAGTGTGTTTGCCCTTCCGTTTTTCCTCCTGGCCCTGTTCCCGTCATGGCTCAAGTCGATGCCAAAGAGTGGTGGCTGGCTGAATTCGGTCAAGGTGGTCATGGGCTTCCTTGAGATGGCGGCGGCGATGAAATTCATGTCCAATGTCGACCTCATCTGGGGTATGGGCATCCTCAGCCGTGACCTCTTCCTGAGCTTCTGGGTCGGTATCGGCATCCTGATCACGATCTATCTCCTCGGAAAGGTGCAGCTTCCGCATGACAGCCCCGTGGAAAAAGTTGGCGTTGTTCGCATGATCTGGTCGGTGTTCTTTCTCGGTATCTCGGTATACCTGTATACCGGTTTGAACGATAAACCCCTGGGAGAACTCGATGCCTTCCTGCCACCGATGAATTATCAGGAAACGATACAGGCTGCGTCCCTTGGCGCGATGACCGGTGGTGCGAGTATGCAAAGCGGGGAAGCCGCCGAAGGGAAGGAGCAGTGGTACTCAGACTACGCACTGGCAATGGCCGCAGCAAAAGAGCAGGCAAAACCCATTTTCATTGATTTCACGGGTTTCGCGTGCACGAATTGCCGCTGGATGGAATCGAACATTTTCCCACGCAGTGACGTGCGGGGACTGTTTGAAGATTATATCCTCGTCCGTCTCTACACTGACGGACAGGGTGAGGTGTATGACAATAACCGGGAATTCCAGGAATCCACCTTCGGCACAGTGGCGCTGCCGCTGTATGTGACGCTGACACCGGATGGTGAGAAGATCAACAGTTTCCCGGGACTGACACGTAATCCGCAGGAATTTGTTCGTTTCCTCAAAGACGGACTTTCGAAATTCCAGGAGAGCAAAGCCGTCGCCATGCGCTGA
- the fni gene encoding type 2 isopentenyl-diphosphate Delta-isomerase — MSQTSSRKKDHVDLAVNEQVAFRRKSNGLDQWDFAHNALPELDLTDIDTSVEFLGSELSYPLMISGMTGGYEEAERINGQLAEAAEDLRLAIGAGSMRQALENDSFHESYRVLRRNAPSIPILANIGAVEVAAMEDVRPARYLIDLIEADALVVHTNPLQEFLQPEGEVRFRGVLDGIRQLVAGLDIPVILKEVGAGISREAAMRAHEVGVQWVDIAGAGGTSWAGVEILRRTDGCEVSPSFWDWGIPTADILEELRVNRPADLRIIASGGITDGVMIAKCIALGADMAASARPLLSALMTGGADALRSRLCGWKRDLQGVMLLTGAQDISELRCRPITKRNSH; from the coding sequence ATGTCCCAGACGTCATCCCGCAAAAAAGACCACGTCGACCTCGCCGTGAACGAGCAGGTTGCGTTTCGCAGGAAGAGCAATGGCCTGGATCAGTGGGATTTCGCGCACAATGCCCTTCCGGAGTTGGATCTCACGGATATCGACACATCAGTCGAATTTCTCGGGTCAGAACTTTCATATCCGTTGATGATCAGTGGCATGACCGGCGGGTATGAGGAAGCGGAGCGAATCAACGGTCAGCTGGCAGAGGCTGCCGAAGACCTGCGGCTGGCCATCGGTGCCGGCAGCATGCGGCAGGCGCTCGAAAACGACAGCTTTCACGAATCGTATCGCGTTTTGCGCCGCAATGCGCCATCCATCCCCATCCTCGCCAATATCGGTGCGGTCGAAGTCGCTGCGATGGAAGATGTGCGTCCCGCCCGATACCTGATTGATCTTATTGAAGCTGACGCGCTCGTGGTGCACACCAATCCGCTGCAGGAATTCCTGCAGCCGGAAGGCGAGGTGCGATTCCGGGGTGTGCTCGATGGTATTCGCCAACTGGTCGCCGGACTCGATATCCCCGTGATACTCAAAGAGGTCGGCGCCGGGATTTCCCGCGAAGCCGCAATGCGAGCACACGAAGTGGGAGTGCAGTGGGTGGACATCGCCGGCGCGGGCGGCACGAGTTGGGCGGGCGTGGAAATTCTCCGGCGCACGGACGGCTGCGAAGTCTCGCCATCATTCTGGGACTGGGGTATCCCGACCGCTGATATTCTCGAAGAGCTTCGCGTTAATCGTCCCGCCGACCTCCGTATCATCGCTTCAGGCGGCATCACCGACGGCGTTATGATCGCCAAGTGTATCGCACTGGGCGCGGATATGGCCGCCTCCGCACGTCCCCTGCTCAGCGCCCTGATGACAGGCGGCGCTGACGCGCTGCGCAGCCGCCTCTGCGGCTGGAAGCGCGATCTGCAGGGAGTCATGCTCCTTACCGGCGCGCAGGATATCAGTGAGCTGCGCTGCCGTCCAATTACAAAACGCAACAGTCATTAA